One Actinopolymorpha sp. NPDC004070 genomic window carries:
- a CDS encoding DUF4082 domain-containing protein: MALLLTLCLGLASLLFVSTPRAVAAPCDPPVLNPVACENTQAGSTDWDVSSPDSPALQGFSTDISVNHGSTIGFKVDTTLTYTLSIYRMGYYGGAGARKVTSIANVAPTDQPACDKDTTTGLIDCGNWSTSATWAVPSTAVSGIYFAELKSGTTRGHIVFVVRDDASRSDLYVQTSDTTWQAYNDYGGNSLYAGSPAGRAYKVSYNRPFDTNSGDTFHDFVWSAEYPMVRFLEANGYDTSYETGVDTDRYGSLLKQHKAFLSVGHDEYWSGQQRTNVESARDAGVNLAFFSGNEIFWKTRYENNYRTLVTYKETHANATIDPLDPTVWTGTWRDPRFSPPADGGRPENSLSGTMFMVNCCATDMHVGGADAKLRFWRNTKVAGLTSTATATLGHGILGYEWDESPDNGFRPDGLIHLSTDTQNVPSYLQDYGSTYASGTATHHLSLYRARSGALVFGAGSIQWSWGLDDNHWSDVSGTTSDTAVRQATVNLFADMGAQPATLQTGLVGATPSTDTTPPTTTISSPAAGATVPAGQPLTISGTSTDTGGGVVAGVEVSVDGGLSWHPATGRGSWSYTFTPATSTNLAVMARATDDSARTETPGPARTVTVGDGSPPPGACPCTIWPSSAVPAVASDSDTGGVELGVRFRTTKAGSITGIRFYKGSGNTGTHVGSLWTSAGTRLASVTFTGESTSGWQQANFATPVTVAADTTYVASYFAPNGHYASSDSYFGAAVSRGPLTALADNADGPNGLYSYGAGGFPSQGYRSTNYWVDVVFDDGGAGTSDTTPPTITSRTPAAGASNVSTGTIVTATFSEPVQDSTARIGLAQANGTTVAGTTSYNATTRTATFTPGAPLGNSTSYTATVSGAKDVAGNTMSQDSWTFTTAAASSSGCPCTIWADSATPGTPADPDSGSIELGVKFRTSQTGFVRGVRFYKGPGNSGTHTGTLWSRTGTRLATATFTGESSSGWQQVNFASPVAVTANTTYVASYFTTAGHYSVDDNYFASATTRGPLTALKNGTDGSNGVYRYGAGGFPSTSYKSSNYWVDVVFSTN; encoded by the coding sequence GTGGCTCTACTTCTCACGTTGTGCCTCGGGCTGGCGTCGCTGCTCTTCGTGTCGACGCCGCGAGCGGTCGCCGCGCCCTGCGACCCGCCGGTGCTCAATCCCGTCGCCTGCGAGAACACCCAGGCCGGCTCCACCGACTGGGACGTGTCGAGCCCAGACAGCCCGGCGCTGCAGGGTTTCTCCACCGACATCAGCGTGAACCACGGTTCGACCATCGGCTTCAAGGTCGACACCACGCTGACGTACACGCTCAGCATCTACCGGATGGGCTACTACGGCGGCGCGGGCGCCCGCAAGGTCACCTCGATCGCGAACGTCGCACCGACCGACCAGCCCGCCTGCGACAAGGACACCACGACCGGTTTGATCGACTGCGGCAACTGGTCGACCAGTGCGACCTGGGCCGTACCGTCGACCGCGGTGTCCGGCATCTACTTCGCCGAACTGAAGTCCGGTACGACCCGCGGGCACATCGTGTTCGTGGTACGCGACGACGCCAGCCGCTCCGACCTGTACGTCCAGACCTCCGACACCACCTGGCAGGCGTACAACGACTACGGAGGCAACAGCCTCTACGCCGGCAGCCCGGCCGGTCGCGCCTACAAGGTCAGCTACAACCGCCCGTTCGACACCAACAGCGGTGACACCTTCCACGACTTCGTGTGGAGCGCGGAGTACCCGATGGTCCGCTTCCTCGAGGCCAACGGGTACGACACAAGCTACGAGACCGGCGTCGACACAGACCGCTACGGCTCGTTACTCAAGCAGCACAAGGCCTTCCTGTCGGTGGGCCACGACGAGTACTGGTCGGGTCAGCAGCGCACGAACGTCGAGTCGGCCCGCGACGCCGGGGTGAATCTCGCGTTCTTCAGCGGCAACGAGATCTTCTGGAAGACGCGGTACGAGAACAACTACCGGACGCTGGTCACCTACAAGGAGACCCACGCCAACGCGACGATCGACCCACTCGATCCCACTGTGTGGACCGGCACCTGGCGTGACCCGCGGTTCAGCCCACCTGCCGACGGCGGCCGGCCGGAGAACAGCCTCAGCGGCACGATGTTCATGGTCAACTGCTGCGCCACCGACATGCACGTCGGTGGGGCCGACGCCAAGCTGCGCTTCTGGCGCAACACCAAGGTGGCCGGCCTCACCTCCACCGCGACAGCCACACTGGGACACGGGATTCTCGGCTACGAGTGGGACGAGAGCCCGGACAACGGCTTCCGGCCCGACGGTCTGATTCATCTGTCGACCGACACCCAGAACGTCCCCAGCTACCTGCAGGACTACGGCTCGACGTACGCGTCCGGCACCGCCACCCACCATCTCTCGCTGTACCGCGCACGCAGCGGCGCGCTGGTCTTCGGGGCCGGAAGCATCCAGTGGTCGTGGGGTCTGGACGACAACCACTGGAGTGACGTCTCGGGCACCACGTCCGATACCGCGGTCAGGCAGGCGACCGTGAACCTCTTCGCGGACATGGGCGCCCAGCCGGCCACCCTGCAGACCGGACTGGTCGGGGCCACCCCGTCCACCGACACGACTCCGCCCACTACGACGATCAGCTCGCCGGCGGCCGGCGCGACCGTTCCGGCCGGTCAGCCGCTGACCATCAGCGGTACCTCCACCGACACCGGAGGGGGCGTGGTCGCTGGGGTCGAGGTGTCCGTCGACGGCGGCCTGTCGTGGCACCCGGCGACCGGCCGCGGCTCCTGGTCGTACACCTTCACCCCGGCCACCAGCACGAACCTCGCGGTGATGGCCCGGGCGACCGACGACAGTGCACGGACCGAAACGCCAGGTCCCGCGCGGACCGTGACCGTCGGCGACGGATCACCGCCTCCGGGCGCCTGCCCGTGCACCATCTGGCCGAGCTCAGCGGTGCCGGCCGTGGCGTCGGACTCCGACACCGGCGGAGTCGAACTCGGGGTCAGGTTCCGTACGACCAAGGCCGGGTCGATCACCGGCATCCGGTTCTACAAGGGTTCGGGAAACACCGGCACCCACGTGGGGTCACTGTGGACCTCCGCCGGGACCAGGCTGGCGTCGGTTACCTTCACCGGTGAGTCAACCTCGGGTTGGCAGCAGGCCAACTTCGCGACCCCGGTGACCGTCGCCGCCGACACCACCTACGTGGCCTCCTACTTCGCGCCGAACGGCCACTACGCAAGCTCCGACAGCTACTTCGGCGCTGCTGTCTCCCGCGGGCCACTGACCGCCCTCGCGGACAACGCCGACGGCCCGAACGGTCTCTACAGCTACGGCGCCGGCGGGTTCCCGAGCCAGGGATACCGCTCGACCAACTACTGGGTGGACGTGGTCTTCGACGACGGTGGTGCCGGGACCTCGGACACCACGCCGCCGACGATCACGTCGCGCACCCCGGCGGCGGGTGCGTCCAACGTCTCCACCGGCACGATTGTGACGGCCACCTTCAGCGAGCCGGTCCAGGACTCGACCGCGCGGATCGGCCTCGCCCAGGCGAACGGCACCACCGTGGCCGGAACGACGTCCTACAACGCCACGACCCGCACCGCCACCTTCACACCCGGCGCACCGCTGGGCAACAGCACCTCCTACACGGCTACCGTGTCCGGCGCCAAGGACGTCGCGGGCAACACGATGAGCCAGGACAGCTGGACCTTCACCACGGCAGCGGCCTCGAGCAGTGGCTGCCCGTGCACGATCTGGGCAGACAGCGCGACGCCCGGAACGCCGGCCGACCCCGACTCCGGCTCGATCGAGTTGGGCGTGAAGTTCCGTACCAGCCAGACAGGTTTCGTGCGCGGGGTCCGGTTCTACAAGGGCCCGGGAAACAGCGGCACCCACACCGGAACGCTCTGGAGCCGCACCGGCACCAGGCTCGCGACGGCGACCTTCACCGGAGAGTCAAGCTCCGGTTGGCAGCAGGTCAACTTTGCCAGCCCGGTGGCCGTGACGGCGAACACCACGTACGTCGCCTCGTACTTCACCACCGCGGGCCACTACTCCGTCGACGACAACTACTTCGCGTCCGCGACGACGCGAGGGCCGCTGACCGCCCTGAAGAACGGCACCGACGGCTCCAACGGCGTCTACCGCTACGGCGCCGGCGGATTCCCCAGCACCAGCTACAAGTCGAGCAACTACTGGGTCGACGTGGTCTTCAGCACGAACTGA
- a CDS encoding pyridoxamine 5'-phosphate oxidase family protein, whose product MIDRSDVDRILAANRYLVLGTADEDGNPWVSPVFFAPLDADQVVWVSSPDSRHSRNIAKRASVAITVFDSTVEVGRAEAAYFDAHAERADLDEEEILAALRELNTRVPQHKRLSRDDVHPYGPMVVYRAGLRHSYLLVRGGNPEFGNELDMTVEV is encoded by the coding sequence ATGATCGATCGCTCCGACGTCGACCGCATCCTCGCGGCGAACCGCTACCTCGTCCTCGGCACGGCCGACGAGGACGGAAACCCGTGGGTCTCCCCCGTCTTCTTCGCACCCCTCGACGCAGACCAGGTGGTCTGGGTGTCGTCGCCCGACAGCCGGCACTCTCGCAACATCGCCAAGCGGGCGTCGGTCGCGATCACCGTGTTCGACTCCACCGTCGAGGTGGGTCGGGCGGAGGCGGCCTACTTCGACGCGCATGCCGAACGCGCGGACCTGGACGAGGAGGAGATCCTGGCGGCTCTTCGAGAGCTCAACACGCGCGTGCCGCAGCACAAGCGGCTGAGCCGCGACGACGTGCACCCGTACGGCCCGATGGTCGTCTACCGCGCCGGCCTGCGCCACAGCTACCTGCTCGTGCGGGGCGGCAACCCCGAGTTCGGAAACGAACTCGACATGACCGTCGAGGTCTGA
- a CDS encoding LLM class flavin-dependent oxidoreductase — translation MTDSTASAGTRPFRFGAVAPLRSDLPTWRDRVRRIADLGYSTLLMPDVPRWQPAPGPTLAVAACLADLRVGTWVYASALRQSWSTAWEAHSLSVLTEGRFEMGIGIGRPGIEDLQLPVVPPGERLAQVRDTVTALRDLDGPDLHTPVVMAVRGPKALALAADLADTVTFALMPGDARSEIQRVVREFRPGRDVELSQHVAVIGDSVAPFMAPPDTDTAALHAADSLAALPADPSAAAEEIQRRREEFGFSYFVFGADFADTLAPVVAKLAGR, via the coding sequence ATGACCGATTCGACGGCAAGCGCCGGCACCAGACCGTTCCGGTTCGGGGCGGTCGCCCCGCTCAGATCCGACCTGCCGACGTGGCGAGACCGGGTGCGCCGCATCGCCGACCTCGGCTACTCCACACTGCTGATGCCCGACGTCCCACGATGGCAGCCGGCGCCTGGTCCCACCCTGGCCGTCGCCGCCTGCCTTGCCGACCTGCGGGTGGGCACCTGGGTGTACGCCTCAGCGCTGCGCCAGTCCTGGAGCACCGCGTGGGAAGCGCACTCGCTGTCGGTGCTCACCGAGGGTCGCTTCGAGATGGGCATCGGTATCGGCAGGCCTGGCATCGAAGACCTCCAACTGCCCGTCGTGCCGCCGGGCGAGCGGCTGGCCCAGGTGCGTGACACCGTGACGGCGCTGCGAGATCTCGACGGCCCCGACCTCCACACACCGGTGGTGATGGCAGTACGGGGTCCGAAGGCCCTGGCGCTGGCGGCCGATCTCGCGGACACGGTCACCTTCGCGCTGATGCCAGGAGATGCTCGGTCCGAAATTCAGCGAGTGGTACGCGAATTCCGCCCCGGTCGAGACGTCGAACTCTCACAGCACGTGGCGGTGATCGGCGACAGCGTCGCACCGTTCATGGCGCCTCCCGACACCGACACTGCCGCGCTTCACGCGGCGGACTCCCTGGCCGCGCTTCCGGCCGATCCCTCGGCGGCCGCCGAGGAGATCCAGCGTCGACGGGAGGAGTTCGGCTTCTCGTACTTCGTCTTCGGCGCCGACTTCGCCGACACGCTCGCTCCGGTCGTAGCCAAGCTGGCTGGACGTTAG
- a CDS encoding glycerophosphodiester phosphodiesterase family protein, with amino-acid sequence MSLRHALAALAVLPVVAVPVTAQAASATGPEVLPQKTQFDLQAHRGGIGMTTEESLQGFAKALRLGVTTLELDAHVTKDEKVVVNHDRQISAQKCRDTEPVTPGDPMYPYVGKYIKDLTLAQIKTMDCGYQQLPGFPEQEVIHGFRMVELKDVLNLVRSYNANQVKLNIETKVEAGAPEQTAPRGLFVRRVYEEIHASGIEDQVTIQSFDWGALMEMHRLAPTYPLVALTNYDFLQVGQPGASPWLGGIDVDDYDGDFVKAADAVPGVTALSPVYGFPQNGTISDPAFRFYVSDDMVSEAHARGLKVVPWTCDDPATVEALMDMGIDGIITNYPNHVRQIMADRGMRLPKAYQPR; translated from the coding sequence ATGTCGCTACGTCATGCGCTGGCAGCGTTGGCCGTGCTGCCGGTTGTCGCCGTACCGGTGACCGCACAGGCCGCCTCCGCGACGGGACCGGAGGTGTTGCCGCAGAAGACCCAATTCGACCTGCAGGCGCACCGCGGCGGTATCGGGATGACCACCGAGGAGTCGCTGCAGGGGTTCGCCAAGGCTCTGCGGCTGGGGGTCACCACCTTGGAACTGGACGCGCACGTCACCAAGGACGAGAAGGTCGTCGTCAACCACGACCGGCAGATCAGTGCCCAGAAGTGCCGCGACACCGAGCCTGTCACGCCGGGCGATCCGATGTATCCGTACGTCGGCAAGTACATCAAGGACCTGACGCTCGCTCAGATCAAGACGATGGACTGCGGATACCAGCAGCTGCCCGGGTTCCCTGAGCAGGAGGTGATCCACGGCTTCCGGATGGTCGAGCTCAAGGACGTGCTGAATCTCGTCAGGAGCTACAACGCCAACCAGGTGAAGCTGAACATCGAGACAAAGGTGGAGGCGGGCGCGCCGGAGCAGACCGCGCCACGCGGGTTGTTCGTTCGCCGGGTGTACGAGGAAATCCACGCCTCCGGAATCGAGGACCAGGTGACCATCCAGTCGTTCGACTGGGGCGCACTGATGGAGATGCATCGGCTCGCGCCGACGTATCCTCTGGTGGCGTTGACGAACTACGACTTCCTCCAGGTGGGCCAGCCCGGCGCCTCGCCGTGGCTCGGCGGGATCGACGTCGACGACTACGACGGAGACTTCGTGAAGGCCGCCGACGCTGTCCCTGGCGTCACGGCGCTCTCTCCGGTGTACGGGTTCCCGCAGAACGGAACGATCAGCGACCCCGCGTTCCGCTTCTACGTCAGTGACGACATGGTGTCCGAGGCACACGCGCGTGGCCTGAAGGTCGTCCCGTGGACCTGCGACGACCCCGCCACCGTCGAGGCCCTCATGGACATGGGCATCGACGGCATCATCACCAACTACCCGAACCACGTCCGACAGATCATGGCCGACCGCGGCATGCGACTGCCCAAGGCCTACCAACCCCGCTGA
- a CDS encoding metalloregulator ArsR/SmtB family transcription factor has product MPADTLSRVFTALADPTRRDMVARLAVGDATVNQLAEPYQISVQAVYKHLRVLEQAGMVRRLRGPQPRPVHLETEALDLLDEWVERYRRMAEQRYQRLDRVLAELTEADEPEEHQA; this is encoded by the coding sequence GTGCCGGCCGACACGCTGTCCAGGGTCTTCACGGCCCTGGCCGACCCGACCCGCCGCGACATGGTGGCCCGGCTCGCCGTAGGCGACGCCACCGTGAACCAGCTCGCCGAGCCGTACCAGATCAGCGTGCAGGCCGTGTACAAACATCTGCGCGTGCTGGAGCAGGCGGGCATGGTGCGCAGGTTGCGCGGCCCGCAGCCGCGGCCGGTGCACCTGGAGACCGAGGCGCTCGACCTGTTGGACGAATGGGTCGAGCGATACCGCCGGATGGCCGAGCAACGCTATCAGCGCCTGGACCGCGTGCTGGCCGAACTGACCGAGGCCGACGAACCCGAGGAGCACCAGGCATGA
- a CDS encoding SRPBCC family protein: MTSIEADRTVPVIRTTREFRATPAQLFRAHTDAELFRRWIGPDTMSTRIDSWDARTGGSYRYVSIAADGAEYGFRGCFHDVRPDRIVQTFTYEGEPDGVVLQTLWFDDLGNGRSGLRTQSLVESFEVRDAWLKSDMETGVEDGYAKLERMLSDGTV, encoded by the coding sequence ATGACCAGCATCGAGGCGGACCGCACGGTCCCCGTCATCCGGACAACGCGCGAGTTCCGGGCCACCCCTGCGCAACTGTTCCGGGCACACACCGACGCCGAGCTGTTCAGGCGGTGGATCGGTCCGGACACCATGAGCACCCGGATCGACTCGTGGGACGCGCGGACCGGCGGCAGTTATCGGTACGTCTCCATTGCCGCCGACGGTGCGGAGTACGGATTCCGTGGCTGCTTCCACGACGTACGCCCCGACCGGATCGTGCAGACCTTCACCTACGAGGGCGAGCCCGACGGGGTGGTCCTGCAGACCCTGTGGTTCGACGACCTCGGCAACGGCCGAAGCGGGCTGCGCACCCAGTCGCTGGTGGAGAGTTTCGAGGTACGCGACGCCTGGCTGAAGAGCGACATGGAGACCGGCGTGGAAGACGGCTACGCCAAACTCGAGAGGATGCTGTCCGATGGCACTGTCTGA
- a CDS encoding TIGR03086 family metal-binding protein: protein MALSDLSPAERHRQVAGAFTDRVRGAKDWDVPAPVDGWNARDVVRHLVEWLPPFLSGGTGVELPTGLSVDEDPVAAWEAQCAAVQALLDDPETPQRMLANPHIGEVPLDRAIDQFYTSDVFMHTWDLARATGQDDRLEPEFCAALLSGMEPIEDLLRSSGQYGPAVPVPDDADAQTRMLGYIGRDPFWTTPR, encoded by the coding sequence ATGGCACTGTCTGACCTGTCCCCGGCCGAACGGCACCGCCAGGTCGCCGGCGCATTCACCGATCGCGTCCGTGGTGCGAAGGACTGGGACGTCCCGGCGCCGGTCGACGGCTGGAACGCGCGGGACGTCGTACGTCACCTGGTCGAGTGGCTCCCACCGTTTCTTTCCGGCGGCACCGGCGTCGAGTTGCCCACGGGTCTCAGTGTTGACGAGGACCCGGTCGCGGCGTGGGAGGCACAGTGCGCCGCGGTGCAAGCGCTGCTTGACGACCCGGAGACCCCGCAACGAATGCTTGCCAACCCGCACATCGGGGAAGTACCCCTGGATCGCGCGATCGACCAGTTCTACACCTCCGACGTGTTCATGCACACCTGGGACCTCGCCCGCGCCACCGGACAGGACGACCGGCTCGAGCCCGAGTTCTGCGCGGCTCTGCTGAGCGGCATGGAGCCGATCGAGGACCTGCTGCGTTCCTCGGGCCAGTACGGCCCGGCCGTACCCGTTCCCGACGACGCGGACGCGCAGACCAGGATGCTCGGCTACATCGGACGCGACCCGTTCTGGACGACGCCGCGCTGA
- a CDS encoding metalloregulator ArsR/SmtB family transcription factor codes for MARAATTSDVFNAIAEPQRRQMLVLLRAGERPVTDLAQELGMSQPRASKHLRVLREVGLVRDRKAGKQRLYGLDARGLRPVHEWAGGFERFWNESFDRLDAYVQDLKQARQEE; via the coding sequence ATGGCACGAGCAGCGACGACGTCGGACGTCTTCAACGCGATCGCGGAGCCTCAGCGCCGGCAGATGCTGGTGCTGCTGCGGGCTGGTGAGCGGCCGGTGACCGACCTGGCCCAGGAGCTGGGCATGAGTCAGCCGCGGGCGTCCAAGCACCTGCGGGTGCTCCGCGAGGTCGGGCTGGTGCGTGATCGCAAGGCGGGCAAGCAGCGTCTGTACGGCCTCGACGCCCGCGGGCTGCGGCCAGTCCACGAGTGGGCCGGCGGGTTCGAGCGGTTCTGGAACGAGAGCTTCGACCGGCTCGACGCGTACGTGCAGGACCTGAAACAGGCACGGCAGGAGGAGTAG
- a CDS encoding SRPBCC family protein, whose protein sequence is MSATGRGEPARSATADREIVISRVVAAPRELVFEAFTEVRHLSRWWGPDGFSTTTQSFEFRVGGEWDFVMHGPDGTDYREWISWTEIAPPERIALLHGESRGDPNAFESVLTFEPDGAATRLEMRTVFPTRELREEAVEKYHAIEGGRQTLSNLAAYVTEIARKGAEG, encoded by the coding sequence ATGAGCGCGACAGGACGAGGAGAGCCGGCGCGGTCCGCGACGGCCGACCGGGAGATCGTCATCTCCCGGGTCGTCGCCGCCCCACGGGAGTTGGTGTTCGAAGCGTTCACCGAGGTCCGGCATCTGTCGCGGTGGTGGGGGCCGGACGGGTTCAGCACGACCACGCAGTCGTTCGAGTTCCGCGTCGGCGGGGAGTGGGACTTCGTGATGCACGGGCCGGACGGTACGGACTACAGGGAGTGGATCTCCTGGACCGAGATTGCCCCGCCGGAGCGGATCGCCTTGCTGCACGGGGAGTCTCGCGGCGACCCGAACGCCTTCGAGTCGGTGCTGACGTTCGAGCCCGACGGTGCGGCCACCCGGCTCGAGATGCGCACGGTGTTCCCCACCAGGGAACTCCGCGAGGAAGCGGTGGAGAAGTACCACGCGATCGAGGGCGGCCGGCAGACCCTGAGCAACCTGGCTGCGTACGTCACCGAGATTGCCCGGAAGGGGGCGGAGGGCTGA
- a CDS encoding dihydrofolate reductase family protein, producing MAGKVFFSVSMSLDGFIAPETSEELMGRQWMELQRWVFPLRFFRENLKLGNGGEEGRDNDIARETYERTGVSVMGKRMFDAGEQMWPEDAPFHTPVFVVTHEKRDTWERPGGTTFHFVNDGIESALDQARVAAGDRDVRIAGGGETILEFVNAGLVDEFSIALSPVLFGSGIRLFEGVDAGRIALKQVGAEHSPRVTHLTYAVRER from the coding sequence ATGGCCGGCAAGGTGTTCTTCAGCGTGTCGATGTCGCTGGACGGCTTCATCGCGCCCGAGACCTCCGAGGAGCTGATGGGGCGGCAGTGGATGGAGCTGCAGCGGTGGGTGTTCCCGCTCCGGTTCTTCCGGGAGAACCTCAAGCTCGGCAACGGCGGGGAGGAAGGGCGCGACAACGACATCGCGCGGGAGACGTACGAACGCACCGGCGTGAGCGTCATGGGCAAGCGCATGTTCGACGCCGGTGAGCAGATGTGGCCGGAGGACGCGCCGTTCCACACGCCGGTCTTCGTCGTCACACACGAGAAGCGTGATACGTGGGAACGACCCGGAGGAACGACCTTCCATTTCGTCAACGACGGCATCGAATCCGCGCTCGACCAGGCTCGGGTGGCGGCCGGTGACCGGGACGTCCGCATCGCCGGCGGCGGCGAAACCATCCTGGAGTTCGTGAACGCCGGCCTGGTCGACGAGTTCTCGATCGCGCTCTCACCCGTATTGTTCGGCTCCGGGATCCGTTTGTTCGAAGGCGTGGATGCCGGCCGCATCGCCCTGAAGCAGGTCGGCGCGGAGCACTCCCCGAGGGTGACGCACCTGACCTACGCCGTCCGGGAACGGTAG
- a CDS encoding phytanoyl-CoA dioxygenase family protein: MSTVADADVVSPSGEDLTRQERDYLFDVNGYRILRGALSGDQLRAINTWVDSQDLNALRPGEWIGDVEVHTYGAEDGVNFQNIIEGGPAFEELIDHPSWIDEVRRYIISGAHQKLRIDECFLNVRRSGGYIPMHSGGDNVRFTGLFRWHNGNWAVGQINILMALTDIGEGDGATTIVPGSHKAHSVHPHSNWNAGHSADQAIGMREVHLRAGDALMFTDGICHGSMPRTNPGERRVLIYRYAPHLLASRMNYLPSEELMARLTPARRTIVMPTAPRMRPGRTLAAEAFPHDAVGG, encoded by the coding sequence ATGTCCACAGTGGCTGACGCCGACGTCGTCTCACCCAGCGGCGAAGACCTCACCCGGCAGGAACGCGACTACCTCTTCGACGTCAACGGTTACCGCATCCTCCGCGGTGCGCTCAGCGGAGACCAACTGCGAGCGATCAACACCTGGGTGGACAGTCAAGATCTCAACGCGCTGCGTCCGGGGGAGTGGATCGGCGACGTCGAGGTGCACACGTACGGCGCCGAGGATGGCGTCAACTTCCAGAACATCATCGAAGGAGGCCCGGCCTTCGAGGAGCTGATCGACCACCCGTCATGGATCGACGAGGTGCGCCGTTACATCATCTCCGGCGCGCACCAGAAGTTGCGGATCGACGAGTGCTTCCTGAACGTCCGGCGCAGCGGCGGCTACATCCCGATGCACTCCGGCGGCGACAACGTACGGTTCACGGGGCTTTTCCGCTGGCACAACGGCAACTGGGCCGTCGGCCAGATCAACATCCTGATGGCGCTGACCGACATCGGTGAGGGCGACGGCGCGACGACAATTGTCCCGGGCAGTCACAAGGCGCACAGCGTGCACCCGCACAGCAACTGGAACGCCGGGCACAGCGCGGACCAGGCAATCGGCATGCGGGAGGTGCACCTGCGCGCCGGTGACGCACTGATGTTCACCGACGGGATCTGCCACGGTTCGATGCCGCGTACGAATCCGGGCGAACGACGAGTTCTGATCTACCGGTACGCACCCCACCTGCTCGCGTCCCGCATGAACTACCTGCCGTCGGAGGAGTTGATGGCCCGCCTGACTCCGGCCCGCCGCACGATCGTGATGCCGACGGCGCCCCGGATGCGCCCTGGACGGACGTTGGCCGCGGAAGCTTTCCCACACGACGCGGTGGGCGGCTGA